One segment of Theobroma cacao cultivar B97-61/B2 chromosome 9, Criollo_cocoa_genome_V2, whole genome shotgun sequence DNA contains the following:
- the LOC18589021 gene encoding pentatricopeptide repeat-containing protein At4g30825, chloroplastic produces MASLKLPISLDTVDSKKLNFYVNPSHVPDHCSIFSFTSCIHVTKAASNLTSLTRLKHFKVSRFETEFPNIPEPSPVDKDIHFSSKIHLVNENPKFVEGQKGQNPKKGIRKNVGFKFRFRRNRNEIEREDLFVHNNSGLDVDYSAIKPNLNLPHCNFILKRLERSNDSNALRFFEWMRSNGKLKGNVTAYRLVLRVLGRREDWDAAEMMLRQANGDSGCKLNFQVFNTIIYACSKKGLVELGAKWFRMMLEHGFRPNVATFGMLMGLYQKGWNASEAEFTFSQMRNSGIVCQSAYSAMITIYTRLSLYDKAEDIIGFMRKDKVILNLENWLVMLNAYSQRGKLEEAEQVLVSMQEAGFSPNIVAYNTLITGYGKSSNMDAAQLVFLSIQQVGLEPDETTYRSMIEGWGRADNYKEVKWYYKELKQLGFKPNSSNLYTLITLQAKHGDEEGATKTLDDMLKMRCQHSSILGTVLQAYERVGRIDKVPLILIGSFYEHVLKDQTSCSILVMAYVKNGLVDYAIKVLGSKKWKDPVFEDNLYHLLICSCKELGDLDNAVKIFSQMPNAEIKPNLHIMCTMIDIYSVMGHFTEAETLYLKLKSSGVALDMIGFSIVGRMYVKAGSLKDACSVLQIMEKQKEIVPDIYLFRDMLRIYQKCNMKDKLAELYYKILKSGVTWDQEMYNCVINCCARALPVDELSKIFDRMLLHGFGPHTITFNVMLDVYGKAKLFKKVKKLFWMAKTRGLVDVISYNTVIAAYGQNKDLKNMSSTVREMQFNGFSVSLEAYNCMLDTYGKDGQMEKFRSVLQRMKESNCALDRYTYNIMINIYGEQRWIDEVAAVLTELKECGLGPDLCSYNTLIKAYGIAGMVEDAVGLIKEMRENGVEPDNITYNNLITALRKNDKFLEAVKWSLWMKQMGM; encoded by the coding sequence ATGGCTTCTTTGAAATTGCCCATTTCTTTGGACACTGTTGATTCAAAGAAACTCAATTTCTATGTAAACCCATCTCATGTACCTGATCATTGCTCCATTTTTTCATTCACTAGTTGTATACATGTTACAAAAGCTGCTTCTAATCTCACTTCTCTGACTAGGCTTAAGCATTTCAAAGTCTCACGCTTTGAAACTGAATTCCCCAACATTCCTGAGCCAAGCCCAGTCGACAAAGATatccatttttcttctaaaattcATTTAGTGAATGAAAACCCAAAATTTGTTGAGGGCCAAAAAGGTCAAAACCCCAAGAAAGGGATTAGAAAAAATGTGGGTTTCAAGTTTCGTTTCAGAAGGAAtagaaatgaaatagaaagagAGGATCTTTTTGTACATAATAATAGTGGCTTGGATGTTGATTACTCTGCTATTAAGCCTAACTTGAACTTGCCgcattgtaattttatattgaaaagACTTGAGAGGTCTAATGATAGTAATGCTTTGAGATTTTTTGAGTGGATGAGGAGCAATGGGAAATTAAAGGGAAATGTGACTGCCTATAGGTTGGTTCTTCGAGTGTTGGGTAGGAGAGAAGATTGGGATGCAGCGGAAATGATGTTAAGGCAAGCAAATGGTGATTCAGGTTGTAAACTTAATTTTCAGGTTTTCAATACGATTATATATGCGTGTTCTAAAAAGGGGCTTGTGGAATTGGGGGCAAAGTGGTTTAGGATGATGCTGGAACATGGGTTTCGGCCAAATGTTGCCACTTTTGGCATGCTTATGGGACTTTACCAGAAGGGTTGGAATGCTAGCGAGGCAGAGTTTACATTCTCACAGATGAGGAATTCTGGCATTGTTTGTCAATCTGCATACTCTGCGATGATCACGATATATACACGCTTGAGTTTGTATGACAAGGCAGAAGATATTATTGGCTTTATGAGAAAAGATAAAGTGATATTGAATCTCGAAAATTGGTTGGTGATGCTTAATGCCTATAGTCAACGGGGCAAGTTAGAGGAGGCTGAGCAGGTATTGGTCTCAATGCAAGAAGCAGGCTTTTCTCCAAATATTGTTGCATATAATACACTGATCACAGGGTATGGGAAATCATCTAATATGGATGCTGCTCAACTTGTATTCCTGAGCATCCAGCAAGTTGGATTAGAACCTGATGAAACAACTTACCGTTCAATGATTGAGGGCTGGGGACGAGCTGACAACTATAAGGAAGTTAAATGGTATTACAAGGAGCTCAAACAGCTGGGATTCAAGCCTAACTCTTCCAACTTGTACACGCTAATAACTTTGCAAGCAAAGCACGGGGATGAAGAGGGTGCCACTAAAACACTTGATGATATGCTCAAGATGAGGTGTCAACATTCTTCAATCCTTGGTACTGTTTTGCAAGCATATGAGAGGGTTGGGAGGATTGATAAAGTACCTCTCATCTTAATTGGGTCTTTCTATGAACATGTCTTAAAGGATCAGACTTCTTGTTCCATTCTGGTCATGGCTTATGTGAAAAATGGATTAGTGGATTATGCAATTAAAGTATTGGGGAGCAAAAAATGGAAGGATCCAGTTTTTGAGGATAACCTGTATCATTTATTAATTTGCTCTTGCAAGGAGCTGGGTGATCTTGATAATGCTGTTAAGATATTTTCTCAAATGCCTAATGCTGAAATCAAGCCAAACTTGCATATAATGTGTACAATGATTGACATTTATAGTGTCATGGGTCACTTCACTGAAGCAGAAACACTCtatttgaagttgaaatcCTCAGGAGTTGCCTTGGACATGATTGGCTTTAGCATAGTTGGAAGAATGTATGTTAAAGCTGGATCTTTAAAAGATGCTTGCAGTGTTCTACAAATCATGGAGAAGCAGAAAGAAATTGTCCCAGACATTTATCTGTTCCGTGACATGCtcagaatctatcaaaagtGCAACATGAAGGATAAATTAGCAGAACTTtactataaaattttgaagagcGGAGTCACTTGGGATCAAGAAATGTATAACTGTGTCATTAACTGTTGTGCACGTGCCCTGCCAGTTGATGAGCTTTCTAAGATTTTTGATCGGATGCTTCTGCATGGTTTTGGCCCTCATACTATCACCTTCAATGTCATGCTTGATGTTTATGGTAAAGCCAAACTTTTCAAGAAGGTCAAGAAACTATTCTGGATGGCAAAAACTCGAGGATTGGTGGATGTAATCTCTTACAATACTGTTATAGCTGCCTATGGTCAAAATAAGGACTTAAAGAATATGTCATCAACTGTTCGAGAAATGCAATTCAATGGTTTTTCAGTTTCCCTTGAAGCCTACAATTGTATGTTGGACACGTATGGAAAAGATGGCCAAATGGAGAAATTTAGAAGTGTCTTGCAGAGGATGAAGGAATCGAATTGTGCTTTGGACCGCTATACATACAACATTATGATCAATATTTATGGAGAACAGAGATGGATTGATGAAGTTGCTGCTGTGTTGACCGAACTGAAAGAATGTGGACTAGGACCTGATCTCTGCAGTTATAACACATTGATAAAGGCATATGGAATTGCTGGAATGGTTGAAGATGCTGTGGGTTTGATTAAGGAAATGCGAGAAAATGGGGTAGAGCCTGATAACATAACTTACAACAATTTAATCACTGCATTACGAAAGAATGATAAGTTCTTAGAGGCTGTTAAGTGGTCATTGTGGATGAAGCAGATGGGAATGTGA
- the LOC18589022 gene encoding polyadenylate-binding protein 2 isoform X2, protein MLEQNSPRLGQNTLIPTVHDSKVNENVSGNCNVKTYRSNHDRKRQLNDFIPISASTSNSLYHEEEKSRKYRRQAENYTYMLKESGASCKSEKSKSYNKCCTSVFDASVSSRPEKISQEKLRMEAPESTQTLISHSACPATTGGTGPVQAQLVDMKLRLHQLETEISKLKSNPVNKDGNHALSSSFGSIDLLKEGVESRTVSVTNVHVAATQDAVRSYFARCGAIIRVIKLTDTLTVKQKWSAYITFANKESVDKALALNGTNFFSRIIWH, encoded by the exons ATGTTAGAACAGAATTCGCCAAGGCTTGGTCAAAATACATTGATACCTACTGTTCATGACAGCAAAGTCAATGAAAATGTGTCAGGAAACTGTAATGTGAAAACTTATCGAAGCAATCATGATCGAAAGAGgcaattaaatgattttattcctATTTCTGCTAGCACTTCAAATTCTCTGTatcatgaagaagaaaaatctagAAAATATAGAAGACAGGCTGAAAATTACACTTATATGCTCAAAGAGAGTGGTGCTTCATGTAAATcagaaaagtcaaaaagttacaATAAGTGCTGCACATCTGTTTTTGATGCATCAGTAAGCTCCAGACCAGAAAAAATATCTCAAGAGAAGTTGAGGATGGAGGCTCCGGAGTCTACTCAGACACTGATTTCACATAGTGCTTGTCCAGCCACCACTGGAGGAACTGGGCCTGTCCAAGCT CAATTGGTAGATATGAAGTTAAGATTACATCAACTTGAAACAGAAATTTCCAAGCTAAAATCAAATCCAGTGAACAAGGATGGAAATCATGCCTTATCCTCTAGCTTTG GTTCAATTGATCTGCTCAAGGAAGGAGTTGAGTCAAGGACTGTATCTGTGACAAAT GTTCATGTTGCAGCAACTCAAGATGCTGTGAGATCTTACTTTGCCAGATGTGGAGCCATTATCAGAGTTATTAAGTTGACTGACACATTAACTGTCAAACAGAAATG GTCTGCATACATTACCTTTGCCAACAAGGAGTCAGTGGACAAGGCATTGGCATTGAATGGGACAAATTTCTTTTCCAGGATCATATGG CACTAG
- the LOC18589022 gene encoding polyadenylate-binding protein 2 isoform X1, translating into MLEQNSPRLGQNTLIPTVHDSKVNENVSGNCNVKTYRSNHDRKRQLNDFIPISASTSNSLYHEEEKSRKYRRQAENYTYMLKESGASCKSEKSKSYNKCCTSVFDASVSSRPEKISQEKLRMEAPESTQTLISHSACPATTGGTGPVQAQLVDMKLRLHQLETEISKLKSNPVNKDGNHALSSSFGSIDLLKEGVESRTVSVTNVHVAATQDAVRSYFARCGAIIRVIKLTDTLTVKQKWSAYITFANKESVDKALALNGTNFFSRIIWVRKAGKQQANLLATCQ; encoded by the exons ATGTTAGAACAGAATTCGCCAAGGCTTGGTCAAAATACATTGATACCTACTGTTCATGACAGCAAAGTCAATGAAAATGTGTCAGGAAACTGTAATGTGAAAACTTATCGAAGCAATCATGATCGAAAGAGgcaattaaatgattttattcctATTTCTGCTAGCACTTCAAATTCTCTGTatcatgaagaagaaaaatctagAAAATATAGAAGACAGGCTGAAAATTACACTTATATGCTCAAAGAGAGTGGTGCTTCATGTAAATcagaaaagtcaaaaagttacaATAAGTGCTGCACATCTGTTTTTGATGCATCAGTAAGCTCCAGACCAGAAAAAATATCTCAAGAGAAGTTGAGGATGGAGGCTCCGGAGTCTACTCAGACACTGATTTCACATAGTGCTTGTCCAGCCACCACTGGAGGAACTGGGCCTGTCCAAGCT CAATTGGTAGATATGAAGTTAAGATTACATCAACTTGAAACAGAAATTTCCAAGCTAAAATCAAATCCAGTGAACAAGGATGGAAATCATGCCTTATCCTCTAGCTTTG GTTCAATTGATCTGCTCAAGGAAGGAGTTGAGTCAAGGACTGTATCTGTGACAAAT GTTCATGTTGCAGCAACTCAAGATGCTGTGAGATCTTACTTTGCCAGATGTGGAGCCATTATCAGAGTTATTAAGTTGACTGACACATTAACTGTCAAACAGAAATG GTCTGCATACATTACCTTTGCCAACAAGGAGTCAGTGGACAAGGCATTGGCATTGAATGGGACAAATTTCTTTTCCAGGATCATATGG GTAAGAAAAGCAGGAAAGCAGCAAGCCAACCTGCTCGCAACATGCCAGTGA
- the LOC18589022 gene encoding uncharacterized protein LOC18589022 isoform X3, which produces MLEQNSPRLGQNTLIPTVHDSKVNENVSGNCNVKTYRSNHDRKRQLNDFIPISASTSNSLYHEEEKSRKYRRQAENYTYMLKESGASCKSEKSKSYNKCCTSVFDASVSSRPEKISQEKLRMEAPESTQTLISHSACPATTGGTGPVQAQLVDMKLRLHQLETEISKLKSNPVNKDGNHALSSSFGSIDLLKEGVESRTVSVTNLKHTLGSCCSNSRCCEILLCQMWSHYQSY; this is translated from the exons ATGTTAGAACAGAATTCGCCAAGGCTTGGTCAAAATACATTGATACCTACTGTTCATGACAGCAAAGTCAATGAAAATGTGTCAGGAAACTGTAATGTGAAAACTTATCGAAGCAATCATGATCGAAAGAGgcaattaaatgattttattcctATTTCTGCTAGCACTTCAAATTCTCTGTatcatgaagaagaaaaatctagAAAATATAGAAGACAGGCTGAAAATTACACTTATATGCTCAAAGAGAGTGGTGCTTCATGTAAATcagaaaagtcaaaaagttacaATAAGTGCTGCACATCTGTTTTTGATGCATCAGTAAGCTCCAGACCAGAAAAAATATCTCAAGAGAAGTTGAGGATGGAGGCTCCGGAGTCTACTCAGACACTGATTTCACATAGTGCTTGTCCAGCCACCACTGGAGGAACTGGGCCTGTCCAAGCT CAATTGGTAGATATGAAGTTAAGATTACATCAACTTGAAACAGAAATTTCCAAGCTAAAATCAAATCCAGTGAACAAGGATGGAAATCATGCCTTATCCTCTAGCTTTG GTTCAATTGATCTGCTCAAGGAAGGAGTTGAGTCAAGGACTGTATCTGTGACAAAT TTAAAACACACTTTAGGTTCATGTTGCAGCAACTCAAGATGCTGTGAGATCTTACTTTGCCAGATGTGGAGCCATTATCAGAGTTATTAA